The following coding sequences are from one Terriglobales bacterium window:
- the hpnH gene encoding adenosyl-hopene transferase HpnH — protein MPVPISQMWTVASYVLRQKLQGRTRYPLVLMLEPLFRCNLACAGCGKIQYPSHVLRMQLTPEECFRAVEECGAPTVAVPGGEPLLHPQIGEIIEGLVARKKYVYLCTNALLLKQKIHLFTPSKYLTFSVHLDGERENHDFSVCLEGGYDKAIEGIKEALARGFRVTTNTTLFDGADPKSVRQFFDQMMELGIEGMMLSPGYSYEKAPDQHHFLGRARTRRLFRAILSNRKPDWRFNMSPLFLEFLMGKRDYACTPWGMPTYNVFGWQKPCYLMQDGYAESFAELLETTEWEHYGTESGNSKCANCMVHSGYEASAVNDTFGSLRGFWATVKATFSHDYGDPEALELLKQPVKPVHSFNPLVQIEEPVAQETRL, from the coding sequence TTGCCGGTACCCATTTCCCAGATGTGGACGGTTGCCAGCTATGTGCTGCGGCAGAAGCTGCAGGGCCGCACGCGCTACCCGCTGGTGTTGATGCTGGAGCCCCTGTTCCGCTGCAACCTGGCATGCGCCGGCTGCGGCAAGATCCAGTATCCCAGCCACGTCCTGCGGATGCAGCTGACTCCCGAGGAATGCTTCCGGGCGGTGGAGGAATGCGGCGCCCCGACCGTGGCGGTTCCGGGCGGAGAACCCCTGCTCCATCCCCAGATCGGCGAGATCATTGAAGGCCTGGTGGCCCGCAAGAAGTACGTCTATCTCTGCACCAACGCGCTGCTGCTGAAGCAGAAGATCCACCTGTTCACGCCCAGCAAGTACCTGACTTTCTCGGTCCACCTCGACGGGGAGCGCGAGAACCACGACTTCTCGGTCTGCCTGGAGGGCGGTTACGACAAGGCTATCGAGGGGATCAAGGAGGCCCTGGCCCGCGGCTTCCGCGTCACCACCAACACGACCTTGTTCGACGGCGCCGACCCCAAGAGCGTGCGCCAGTTCTTCGACCAGATGATGGAGCTGGGCATCGAGGGCATGATGCTCTCGCCCGGCTATTCGTACGAGAAGGCCCCCGACCAGCATCACTTCCTGGGCCGGGCGCGGACCCGGCGGTTGTTCCGCGCCATCCTCTCGAACCGCAAGCCGGACTGGCGCTTCAACATGTCGCCCCTGTTCCTGGAATTCCTGATGGGCAAGCGGGATTACGCCTGCACCCCCTGGGGCATGCCGACCTATAACGTCTTCGGCTGGCAAAAGCCGTGCTACCTGATGCAGGACGGCTATGCCGAATCCTTCGCTGAGCTCCTGGAAACGACCGAGTGGGAGCACTACGGGACCGAGTCGGGCAATTCGAAGTGCGCCAATTGCATGGTGCACAGCGGATACGAAGCTTCGGCGGTCAACGACACCTTCGGCTCGCTGCGCGGGTTCTGGGCGACGGTGAAAGCCACTTTTTCCCATGACTATGGCGATCCCGAGGCGCTCGAACTACTGAAGCAGCCGGTAAAACCGGTGCACTCGTTCAACCCGCTGGTGCAGATCGAGGAGCCGGTGGCCCAGGAGACGCGGCTGTGA
- a CDS encoding TonB family protein, translating to MPVSAEIYLEREDIGRPLAWSVGLHAALFGSMLIYAAVVGARHAEVWGGTGGGGAISATLVNTIPLPASATQTENIVAHESTGLSQSQPQVKEEPKPEAVAIPERETKPKPGPQRSTIARKIEPPRENIAPFGQGGPVSGPYGVFQSGGAKGGFGFTGGGGDFGSRYAWYVDAVRRKVSENWLKYEIDPGISAARRVYITFDILRDGSPTDIQLEQSSGVPSLDQSAVRALQRIDTFGPLPPGYPGQRVSVEFWFDYRR from the coding sequence GTGCCGGTCAGCGCTGAGATCTACCTGGAACGCGAGGACATCGGCCGGCCGCTGGCCTGGTCGGTGGGCCTGCACGCCGCACTGTTCGGCAGCATGCTGATCTATGCCGCCGTGGTCGGCGCGCGCCACGCGGAGGTCTGGGGCGGCACCGGAGGGGGCGGCGCCATCAGCGCCACCCTGGTGAACACCATTCCCCTGCCGGCCAGCGCCACCCAGACCGAGAACATCGTGGCCCACGAGTCCACCGGCCTCTCCCAGTCCCAGCCTCAGGTCAAGGAGGAGCCGAAGCCGGAAGCGGTCGCCATTCCCGAACGCGAGACCAAGCCCAAGCCCGGGCCGCAGCGCAGCACGATCGCCCGGAAGATCGAGCCGCCGCGGGAGAACATCGCCCCCTTCGGACAGGGAGGGCCGGTCAGCGGACCGTACGGCGTCTTCCAGTCGGGCGGCGCCAAGGGCGGGTTCGGGTTCACCGGCGGGGGCGGCGACTTCGGCAGCCGCTATGCCTGGTACGTGGACGCGGTGCGGCGCAAGGTCTCGGAAAACTGGCTGAAATACGAGATCGACCCCGGCATCAGCGCCGCCCGCCGGGTGTACATCACCTTCGACATCCTGCGCGACGGTTCCCCCACCGACATCCAGCTCGAGCAGTCCAGCGGCGTGCCCTCGCTCGACCAGTCGGCGGTGCGCGCCTTGCAGCGCATTGACACCTTCGGCCCGCTCCCGCCCGGCTACCCGGGCCAGCGGGTCTCGGTCGAATTCTGGTTCGACTACCGGAGATGA
- the tolB gene encoding Tol-Pal system beta propeller repeat protein TolB, whose amino-acid sequence MKRLFAVLLASSLCASAAAAQQDWIRTGTGLGVEKVRLAAADFKPTTTEPPAPELLKVFNDTLFADLENAGIFDMVSKSFYPLQVPGTPAEMNLGAWSNPPPNASMVAFGNLGAAAGQVSVQGWLFDVKNAQSPQVLGKQYREAATTENARLIAHRFANEIIFRLGGGIQGVAESKIFFISDRSGHKEVWEMDYDGANQKQVTRLGEISLSPRVSPDGSRVAFSAIGSGGSNILMWSLELNRLVTFPRFGGTNASPAWSPDGKLIAFSSSRSGDPELYVADSASGAGLKRLTNYRGTDISPCFNPKSGAQIAFVSGRTGLPQIYVMDADGANLQRMTDGGYAVSPAWSPNGQFLLFAWFRKYGPGEPGAQDIYIMDVASKQWVQLTTGAGRNDFPSWSPDGRHIVFQSNRSGSDQIWTMLADGTNLHQLTTQGRNTMPNWSFR is encoded by the coding sequence ATGAAACGACTCTTCGCGGTCCTGCTCGCGTCGTCGCTTTGCGCCTCCGCCGCCGCGGCCCAGCAGGATTGGATCCGCACCGGCACCGGGCTGGGGGTCGAGAAGGTGCGGCTGGCGGCCGCCGACTTCAAGCCCACCACCACCGAGCCGCCTGCCCCGGAACTACTGAAGGTCTTCAACGATACCCTATTCGCCGACCTGGAGAACGCCGGCATCTTCGACATGGTCTCCAAGAGCTTCTACCCGCTGCAGGTGCCGGGCACGCCGGCGGAGATGAACCTGGGGGCGTGGTCCAACCCGCCGCCCAACGCCAGCATGGTCGCTTTCGGCAACCTGGGGGCCGCCGCCGGCCAAGTCAGCGTCCAGGGATGGCTGTTCGACGTGAAGAACGCGCAGTCGCCGCAGGTGCTGGGCAAGCAGTATCGCGAAGCCGCCACCACGGAGAACGCCCGCCTCATCGCCCACCGCTTCGCCAACGAGATCATCTTCCGCCTGGGGGGCGGCATCCAGGGTGTCGCCGAGAGCAAGATCTTTTTCATCAGCGACCGCAGCGGCCACAAGGAAGTCTGGGAGATGGATTACGACGGGGCCAACCAGAAGCAGGTGACGCGCCTGGGCGAGATCTCCCTGTCCCCGCGCGTTTCTCCCGACGGCTCGCGCGTGGCCTTCAGCGCCATCGGGAGCGGGGGCTCGAACATCCTGATGTGGTCGTTGGAACTGAACCGGCTGGTGACCTTCCCCAGGTTTGGCGGCACCAATGCCTCGCCCGCCTGGTCGCCCGACGGCAAGCTGATCGCATTCTCCTCGTCCCGGAGCGGCGATCCGGAACTCTATGTCGCCGATTCGGCTTCGGGCGCCGGCCTGAAGCGGCTGACCAACTACCGCGGCACCGATATCTCGCCCTGCTTCAATCCCAAGAGCGGGGCGCAGATCGCGTTCGTCAGCGGGCGCACCGGCCTGCCGCAGATCTACGTCATGGACGCCGACGGCGCCAACCTGCAGCGCATGACCGACGGGGGCTACGCGGTCTCCCCTGCCTGGTCGCCCAACGGCCAGTTCCTGCTTTTCGCCTGGTTCCGCAAGTACGGCCCCGGGGAACCGGGAGCGCAGGACATCTATATAATGGACGTCGCCAGCAAGCAGTGGGTGCAGTTGACCACCGGCGCTGGCCGCAACGATTTCCCATCGTGGTCGCCCGATGGGCGGCACATTGTCTTTCAGTCTAACCGTTCGGGCTCCGATCAGATCTGGACCATGCTGGCGGACGGAACCAATCTCCACCAGCTCACGACCCAGGGCAGGAATACGATGCCCAACTGGAGTTTTCGATAG
- a CDS encoding tetratricopeptide repeat protein, with protein sequence MTREKLLIVLLALGLLPAAPAFGVSKEIIQLQTQVQLLQDQMSKMQQSFDERMGVMRNLIEQSTDNVNKATRAVTDLQKTLQQQNTDNAAKIDQLSAQVQALHDSLDEMKARLATIGKQLDTVTNQGQNLPPGATSPTSGQAPPPDVLYNNALRDYNAAKYQLAVQEFEDYLKYYGGTDLAGNAQFYIGEINYRQQNFEQAVKDYDIVLQQYPGGNKAAAAQLKKGYALLELGQKKEGVQELNNLISRYPRSVEATQARDRLRQLGATRKPSPSKR encoded by the coding sequence ATGACCCGCGAGAAACTACTGATCGTCCTATTGGCTCTCGGCCTGCTGCCGGCCGCACCCGCCTTTGGCGTCTCCAAGGAGATCATCCAGCTTCAGACCCAGGTCCAGCTCTTGCAGGACCAGATGTCGAAGATGCAACAGTCGTTCGACGAGCGCATGGGGGTGATGCGCAACCTCATCGAGCAGAGCACCGACAACGTCAACAAGGCCACCCGGGCGGTCACCGACCTGCAAAAGACCTTGCAGCAGCAGAACACCGATAACGCCGCCAAGATCGACCAGTTGTCGGCGCAAGTGCAGGCGCTGCACGACTCGCTGGACGAGATGAAGGCCCGCCTGGCGACCATCGGCAAGCAGCTTGACACCGTGACCAACCAAGGTCAGAACCTGCCGCCGGGAGCCACCAGCCCCACCTCCGGCCAGGCTCCTCCGCCCGACGTCCTGTACAACAATGCGCTGCGCGACTACAACGCTGCCAAGTATCAACTTGCCGTGCAGGAGTTCGAGGATTACTTGAAGTATTACGGGGGCACCGACCTGGCCGGCAATGCCCAGTTCTACATCGGCGAGATCAACTATCGGCAGCAGAATTTCGAGCAGGCGGTCAAGGATTACGACATCGTCCTGCAGCAGTATCCCGGGGGCAACAAGGCGGCTGCGGCACAGCTCAAGAAAGGCTATGCCCTGCTGGAACTGGGGCAGAAGAAAGAAGGCGTGCAGGAGCTGAACAATCTCATCAGCCGTTATCCCCGCTCGGTCGAGGCCACCCAGGCGCGCGACCGCCTGCGCCAGTTGGGGGCGACACGCAAGCCGTCACCGAGCAAACGCTAG
- the shc gene encoding squalene--hopene cyclase, with amino-acid sequence MQNSPGGPPRSAPMIFGKIDGLMSRVAAALDAVRGHFFRQQHEEGYWCGELEADTTLESDYILLHALLGTGDPRRIEKAANQILKHQNEDGGWGIYHGAPSSVSASVKAYFGLKLAGYTADHPALARARHKILELGGVTEVNTFTKIYLCFFGQYDYDAVPAVPPEIVLFPNWFWFNLYEISSWSRGILVPLAIAYAKKPFKKVPPEMGVAELFVGGRSRKNMRLHWDKKLVSWRNFFLVLDRITHWFEMVHVRPLRSMAIRKAEKWLLERFEMSDGLGAIYPAMMNSIIALRCLGYSLDDPQLIRAMDEFEKLGIEEEDTFRMQPCMSPVWDTAYGAFALAESGVSRDDPRLVKAIDWLLKKQVTQRGDWYVKNKNTSPGGWYFEFNNEYYPDVDDTAQVLLALSRVDHPDESYQLKSTKRAMDWLLAMQCKKGGWASFDRDNEKMVFQYIPFADHNAMLDPPTVDITGRVLEMLAAYGYTRQDAVVHRGIEFIKREQEPDGSWFGRWGVNYLYGTMQVLRGLEAIGEDTHEAYIQQAAEWIRSVQNPDGGWGETCGSYDDPATKGVGPSTPSQTAWAILGLLAADDTRSDSLTRGIAYLLRTQQKDGSWHVPDYTGTGFPRVFYLKYHLYEIYFPLLALTTYHRVFSALQENGTSARPLNEE; translated from the coding sequence ATGCAAAACTCCCCCGGCGGGCCGCCACGGTCCGCTCCCATGATCTTCGGCAAGATCGACGGCCTGATGTCGCGCGTCGCCGCCGCCCTGGACGCTGTACGCGGGCATTTCTTCCGCCAGCAGCACGAGGAAGGCTACTGGTGCGGCGAGCTGGAAGCCGATACCACCCTTGAGTCCGATTACATCCTGCTGCACGCGCTCTTGGGCACGGGCGATCCCCGGCGCATCGAGAAGGCCGCCAATCAAATCCTGAAGCACCAGAATGAGGATGGCGGCTGGGGTATCTACCACGGGGCGCCTTCCAGCGTGAGCGCCTCGGTCAAAGCGTACTTCGGGTTGAAGCTGGCGGGGTACACGGCAGACCATCCGGCGTTGGCGCGTGCCCGGCACAAGATCCTGGAGCTGGGCGGCGTCACCGAGGTCAACACCTTCACCAAGATCTACCTCTGCTTCTTCGGGCAGTACGACTACGACGCGGTGCCGGCGGTGCCCCCGGAGATCGTGCTGTTCCCCAACTGGTTCTGGTTCAACCTCTACGAGATTTCCTCCTGGTCGCGGGGCATCCTGGTGCCGCTGGCCATCGCCTACGCCAAGAAGCCGTTCAAGAAGGTCCCGCCGGAGATGGGCGTCGCCGAGCTGTTCGTCGGCGGCCGCAGCCGCAAGAACATGCGCCTCCACTGGGACAAGAAGCTGGTGAGCTGGCGGAATTTCTTCCTGGTGTTGGACCGCATCACCCACTGGTTCGAGATGGTGCACGTGCGCCCGCTGCGCTCCATGGCCATCCGCAAGGCGGAAAAGTGGCTGCTGGAACGCTTCGAGATGAGCGACGGCCTGGGCGCCATCTACCCGGCGATGATGAACTCCATCATCGCCCTGCGCTGCCTGGGGTACTCGCTCGACGACCCCCAGCTCATCCGCGCCATGGACGAATTCGAGAAGCTGGGTATCGAGGAGGAGGACACCTTCCGCATGCAGCCTTGCATGTCGCCGGTCTGGGACACCGCCTACGGCGCCTTTGCCCTGGCCGAGAGCGGCGTCTCGCGCGACGATCCCCGCCTGGTGAAGGCCATCGATTGGCTGCTCAAGAAGCAGGTGACGCAGCGCGGCGACTGGTATGTCAAGAACAAGAACACCTCCCCGGGCGGCTGGTACTTCGAATTCAACAACGAATATTACCCGGATGTCGACGACACCGCGCAAGTGCTGCTGGCGCTTTCGCGCGTAGACCATCCCGACGAGAGCTACCAGCTGAAGTCCACCAAGCGTGCCATGGACTGGCTGCTTGCGATGCAGTGCAAGAAGGGCGGATGGGCGTCGTTCGACCGCGACAACGAAAAAATGGTCTTCCAGTACATCCCCTTCGCCGACCACAATGCCATGCTCGATCCACCCACGGTGGACATCACCGGCCGCGTGCTGGAGATGCTGGCGGCGTATGGCTACACCCGGCAGGATGCGGTAGTGCACCGGGGCATCGAGTTCATCAAGCGCGAGCAGGAGCCTGACGGCTCCTGGTTCGGGCGCTGGGGCGTCAATTATCTCTACGGCACCATGCAGGTGCTGCGCGGCCTGGAGGCCATCGGCGAGGACACCCACGAGGCCTACATCCAGCAGGCGGCGGAGTGGATCCGCTCCGTCCAGAATCCCGACGGCGGCTGGGGCGAGACCTGCGGATCGTACGACGATCCCGCCACCAAGGGCGTGGGACCCAGCACGCCCTCGCAGACGGCATGGGCCATCCTCGGGCTGCTGGCGGCCGACGACACGCGCAGCGACTCGCTGACCCGCGGTATCGCTTATCTGCTTCGCACCCAGCAGAAGGACGGGTCGTGGCATGTTCCCGACTATACGGGCACGGGCTTCCCCCGGGTCTTCTACCTCAAGTATCACCTTTACGAGATCTACTTCCCGCTGCTGGCCCTGACCACCTATCACCGGGTCTTTTCCGCCCTGCAGGAGAACGGGACCAGCGCGCGGCCGTTGAACGAGGAGTAA
- a CDS encoding 4-hydroxy-3-methylbut-2-enyl diphosphate reductase, with amino-acid sequence MSPSQRGKELLLLKPRGFCAGVVRAIDIVRIALETFGPPIYVRKEIVHNRYVVEELTAKGAIFVDSVEEVPEGERVIYSAHGVSPEVRDGSKLRGLRVVDATCPLVTKVHVEAVKYAREGYSIILIGHRDHDEVIGTLGEAPEVTQVVGSPEQVETLVVPDPSRVAYLTQTTLSLDETADIIAALKKKFPAIEGPAASDICYATQNRQTAVKEVAHQTRLLLVVGSDNSSNSNRLVEVARNEGTPSYLIENYKAIDPRWLEGIETVTLTAGASAPECLVEEVVSYLAQAGFDNVREIEVMPENVRFGLPPEIVEAIAPAAASTE; translated from the coding sequence ATGAGTCCTTCCCAAAGAGGTAAGGAGTTACTGCTGCTAAAGCCCCGGGGCTTCTGTGCGGGGGTGGTGCGCGCGATCGACATTGTGCGCATAGCCCTGGAAACCTTCGGTCCGCCCATCTACGTTCGCAAAGAGATCGTCCATAACCGCTACGTGGTCGAGGAGTTAACGGCCAAGGGCGCCATCTTCGTGGACAGCGTGGAAGAGGTTCCGGAGGGCGAACGCGTGATCTACAGCGCCCATGGCGTATCCCCCGAGGTTCGGGATGGCAGCAAGCTCCGGGGTCTGCGTGTGGTTGACGCCACCTGCCCGCTCGTCACCAAGGTGCACGTGGAGGCGGTCAAGTACGCCCGGGAAGGCTATAGCATCATCCTCATCGGCCACCGCGACCACGATGAGGTCATCGGCACGTTGGGTGAGGCGCCCGAGGTCACCCAGGTGGTGGGTTCGCCGGAACAGGTGGAGACGCTGGTGGTTCCCGATCCAAGCCGGGTCGCCTACCTGACCCAGACCACCCTCAGCCTGGACGAGACCGCCGACATCATCGCGGCGCTGAAGAAGAAGTTCCCCGCCATCGAGGGCCCGGCAGCTTCCGACATCTGCTACGCCACCCAGAACCGCCAGACGGCGGTCAAAGAAGTGGCCCACCAGACCAGGCTGCTGCTGGTGGTCGGATCCGACAACAGCTCGAATTCCAACCGCCTCGTGGAAGTGGCGCGGAACGAGGGAACACCCTCGTACCTGATCGAGAACTACAAGGCGATCGACCCCAGGTGGCTGGAAGGGATTGAGACGGTGACGCTAACGGCGGGAGCTTCGGCCCCCGAATGCCTGGTCGAGGAGGTCGTGTCCTACCTCGCGCAAGCCGGGTTCGATAACGTCCGCGAGATCGAGGTCATGCCGGAGAACGTGCGCTTCGGCCTGCCTCCTGAGATCGTGGAAGCCATTGCCCCGGCGGCGGCGAGCACGGAGTAA
- a CDS encoding biopolymer transporter ExbD, with translation MAMGLIPRGRTLSEINVTPFVDVVLVLLIIFMITAPVLQSGIEVAVPKTKTVKEVTEERVVISIDRSQRVFLGNDPVNINEIGAKLRQKVRDPEHQSIYVRADENVPFGAFATVMDAVKQAGIVNVSIVTQPLESKRAGQR, from the coding sequence ATGGCGATGGGACTGATTCCCCGCGGCCGCACCCTTTCCGAGATCAACGTCACCCCCTTCGTGGACGTGGTGCTGGTGTTGCTCATCATCTTCATGATCACCGCGCCCGTGCTGCAATCCGGCATCGAGGTAGCAGTGCCCAAGACCAAGACCGTGAAGGAAGTCACCGAGGAGCGGGTGGTCATCTCCATCGACCGTTCGCAGCGGGTCTTCCTGGGGAATGACCCGGTCAACATCAACGAGATCGGGGCCAAGTTGCGGCAGAAGGTCCGCGATCCCGAACACCAGTCCATCTACGTGCGGGCCGACGAAAACGTGCCTTTTGGCGCTTTCGCCACCGTCATGGATGCGGTGAAGCAGGCGGGCATCGTGAACGTCAGCATCGTTACCCAGCCGCTGGAGAGCAAGCGTGCCGGTCAGCGCTGA
- the pal gene encoding peptidoglycan-associated lipoprotein Pal yields the protein MKENRLKWLIVIASFAILMTVSGCKKKETPPPPPPPPPPAPTASLSANPSAIERGQSTTLSWQTQNATDVTLEGIGGVEPSGSRQVTPADSTTYRLTAKGPGGTKDATARVTVTVPPPPVQAGPSDEQLFAQNIRDAYFDYDKYDVRPDAQQALQADAQFLAQHPSIRFTIEGHCDERGSTEYNLGLGDNRASAAKNFLVQNGVSADRIKTISYGKEKPFCTESNETCWQQNRRAHLVYQK from the coding sequence GTGAAAGAAAACAGACTGAAGTGGTTGATCGTGATCGCATCATTCGCGATATTGATGACTGTCAGCGGCTGCAAGAAGAAGGAGACACCGCCTCCTCCGCCGCCGCCCCCACCGCCGGCGCCGACGGCTTCGCTTTCCGCGAATCCCAGCGCCATCGAGCGGGGCCAGTCCACCACCCTGAGCTGGCAGACGCAGAATGCCACCGACGTGACCCTAGAGGGCATCGGCGGGGTGGAGCCCAGCGGCTCCCGCCAAGTGACTCCGGCCGATTCCACCACCTACCGGTTGACCGCGAAGGGACCCGGCGGCACGAAGGATGCAACCGCCCGGGTGACCGTCACCGTGCCTCCGCCGCCCGTCCAAGCCGGACCCAGCGACGAGCAACTGTTCGCGCAGAACATCCGCGACGCCTACTTCGATTACGACAAGTACGACGTCCGGCCCGACGCGCAGCAGGCCCTGCAGGCCGACGCTCAGTTCCTGGCGCAGCACCCCAGCATCCGCTTCACCATCGAGGGGCACTGCGACGAGCGCGGCTCCACCGAATACAACTTGGGCCTGGGCGACAACCGCGCCAGCGCCGCCAAGAACTTCCTGGTGCAGAATGGCGTCAGCGCCGACCGCATCAAGACCATCAGCTACGGCAAGGAGAAGCCGTTCTGCACCGAGAGCAACGAGACCTGCTGGCAGCAGAACCGGCGCGCTCACTTGGTCTACCAGAAGTAG
- the recN gene encoding DNA repair protein RecN: protein MLLELRVENYAVIDNVAVEFGPGLNLLTGETGAGKSILIDALALLLGEKASTDVVRHGADKAVISAVIEFEGTRIPSVLQEHGIDCDGTELILRREIGAKGRVFLNNQPATVALLKELAPELASVHAQSESIVGFDAAARLELLDLYAGVDTADAAEAFRRWRAIRERIADLERSEQDRMRLVDLWSFQKKEIESAKLEIGEDERLESEKRVLANAEKIHAAAMGAYESLYESDASAATLMRSAVRQIEELARYDGKFQEIVSSLESARATVEDVSVTLRDYAGGIDASPERLAEIEDRLALLDRLKRKYGQSLEEVLAFGAEAARKLNEVENRDQVLAELRRELAEAARHYLTTARSISRKRYEAARKLEKLVETAANELAMKARFRIEVSGSDEEGNWSASGFDQVAYLISTNPGEPLQPIERIASGGELSRVLLALKATVETATVGKRRGKVQRTLVFDEIDNGIGGRAAEAVGKKLKSLARSNQVLCITHLPQIAAFADLHLLIQKKEAQGRVRTSVRRLTAEERTDELARMLSGAKLTETSRKHAEQLLKANA from the coding sequence GTGCTGCTGGAACTGCGCGTCGAAAACTATGCGGTGATCGACAACGTGGCGGTGGAGTTCGGCCCGGGGCTGAACCTGCTGACCGGCGAGACCGGCGCCGGCAAGTCCATCCTCATTGACGCCCTGGCGTTGCTGCTGGGAGAGAAAGCCTCGACCGACGTGGTCCGGCACGGCGCGGACAAGGCGGTGATCTCGGCCGTCATCGAGTTCGAGGGCACGCGCATCCCCTCCGTCCTGCAGGAACACGGCATCGATTGCGACGGCACGGAGCTCATCCTGCGGCGGGAGATCGGGGCTAAAGGCCGCGTCTTCCTCAACAACCAGCCGGCCACGGTGGCATTGCTCAAGGAACTGGCTCCGGAACTGGCGTCGGTGCATGCGCAGAGCGAGTCCATCGTTGGCTTCGATGCCGCCGCCCGCCTGGAACTGCTGGATCTCTACGCCGGGGTCGATACCGCGGATGCTGCGGAGGCCTTCCGCAGGTGGCGCGCTATCCGTGAGCGCATCGCCGACCTGGAGCGCAGCGAGCAGGACCGCATGCGCCTGGTGGACCTGTGGAGTTTCCAGAAGAAGGAGATCGAGTCGGCGAAGCTCGAGATCGGCGAAGACGAGCGCCTGGAGAGCGAGAAGCGCGTCCTGGCCAATGCGGAGAAGATCCACGCCGCCGCCATGGGCGCCTACGAATCGCTGTATGAGTCGGACGCCTCGGCGGCGACGCTGATGCGGTCGGCGGTGCGGCAGATCGAAGAGCTGGCCCGCTACGACGGCAAGTTCCAGGAGATTGTGTCGTCGCTGGAGTCGGCGCGGGCGACGGTGGAGGACGTTAGCGTCACCCTCCGGGATTACGCCGGCGGGATCGACGCCTCGCCGGAGCGCCTGGCGGAGATCGAGGACCGTTTGGCGTTGCTCGACCGGCTGAAACGCAAGTACGGACAGTCGCTGGAAGAGGTCCTCGCGTTCGGCGCCGAAGCGGCGCGCAAGTTGAACGAGGTCGAGAACCGCGATCAGGTGCTCGCCGAATTGCGGCGCGAGCTGGCCGAAGCTGCCCGTCATTACCTGACGACAGCGCGTAGCATCTCGAGGAAGCGTTACGAGGCCGCCCGCAAGTTGGAGAAACTGGTGGAGACCGCGGCCAACGAGCTGGCTATGAAGGCCAGGTTCCGGATCGAGGTCTCCGGCTCCGACGAGGAAGGGAACTGGTCGGCGAGCGGCTTCGACCAGGTCGCCTACCTCATCTCCACGAATCCCGGGGAGCCCCTGCAGCCCATCGAACGGATCGCATCCGGCGGGGAGCTGTCGCGGGTGCTGCTGGCGCTGAAGGCGACGGTGGAGACCGCGACTGTGGGCAAGCGCCGCGGCAAGGTGCAGCGCACATTGGTCTTCGACGAGATCGACAACGGCATCGGAGGGCGGGCGGCGGAGGCCGTCGGCAAGAAGCTGAAATCGCTGGCCCGCTCCAACCAGGTGCTCTGCATCACCCACCTGCCGCAGATCGCCGCCTTCGCCGACCTGCACCTGCTGATCCAGAAGAAGGAGGCTCAAGGGCGGGTGAGGACCAGCGTCCGGCGCCTCACTGCCGAAGAGCGCACCGACGAGCTGGCGCGCATGCTGAGCGGCGCGAAGCTGACCGAAACCTCGCGCAAGCACGCCGAGCAGCTGCTGAAGGCGAATGCATGA
- the tolQ gene encoding protein TolQ gives MFVTTLPGLYIGGAIVNLVLQSGPVAKIVLAILLFFSVFSWAIILGKWSTVSRARSQSGRFVRAFRKATRLQDMATVADQFRPSPLVSVFESGFEEYRRQAGNPSGALRSAASVQRALQIAASEELTRLERRLPWLATTGAVTPFIGLFGTVWGIIDAFHGLGTAGAATLRAVAPGISEALITTAAGLFAAIPAVIAYNLFTHSLREFSARMDDFALEFLNAIERPEPRG, from the coding sequence ATGTTCGTGACCACACTCCCCGGTCTGTACATCGGCGGCGCGATCGTGAATCTGGTCCTGCAGAGCGGACCGGTCGCCAAGATCGTTCTCGCGATTCTCCTGTTCTTCAGCGTTTTTTCCTGGGCCATCATCCTGGGAAAGTGGTCCACGGTCAGCCGCGCCCGGTCCCAGAGCGGCCGCTTCGTGCGCGCCTTCCGCAAGGCCACACGGCTGCAGGACATGGCGACGGTCGCCGACCAGTTCCGGCCCAGCCCGCTGGTCTCGGTCTTCGAGAGCGGCTTCGAGGAGTACCGCCGGCAGGCCGGCAATCCCTCGGGCGCACTGCGCAGCGCCGCCTCCGTGCAGCGCGCTTTGCAGATCGCCGCTTCCGAGGAGCTGACGCGTCTGGAGCGCCGCCTGCCCTGGCTGGCCACCACCGGCGCGGTCACTCCTTTCATCGGCTTGTTCGGGACGGTGTGGGGCATCATCGACGCCTTTCACGGCCTGGGGACCGCCGGCGCCGCCACCCTGCGCGCGGTCGCTCCCGGCATCTCGGAGGCGCTCATCACCACCGCGGCCGGCTTGTTCGCCGCCATCCCGGCGGTCATTGCCTACAACCTGTTCACTCATTCCCTGCGCGAGTTCAGCGCCCGGATGGACGATTTCGCGCTCGAATTCCTGAACGCCATCGAGCGCCCGGAGCCCCGGGGTTGA